In a genomic window of Neisseria flavescens:
- a CDS encoding YqaE/Pmp3 family membrane protein: protein MRLILAIFLPWLQFFTIGRPFAGIICLILQCTLVGWIPAAMWSVYALSQYKTDQKIRNALGGR, encoded by the coding sequence ATGCGTCTGATTTTGGCTATTTTCTTGCCATGGTTGCAGTTTTTCACCATCGGCCGTCCGTTTGCAGGCATCATCTGTCTGATTCTGCAATGTACGCTGGTTGGCTGGATACCGGCAGCCATGTGGTCGGTTTACGCCTTGAGCCAATACAAAACTGACCAAAAAATCCGCAACGCATTAGGCGGCCGCTGA
- the accC gene encoding acetyl-CoA carboxylase biotin carboxylase subunit, whose amino-acid sequence MLKKVLIANRGEIALRVLRACREMGIATVAVHSEADKDSLHVKLADESVCIGPAASAQSYLNIPALIAAAEVTEADGIHPGYGFLAENANFAEQVEQSGFVFIGPKADTIRLMGDKVSAKHAMIEAGVPCVPGSEGALPDDGDEILKIADKVGYPVIIKASGGGGGRGMRVVEKKEDLLQSVEMTKAEAGAAFGNPMVYMERYLQRPRHVEIQVIADEHGNAIYLAERDCSMQRRHQKVIEEAPAPFITEEERAKIGKACADACKRIGYRGAGTFEFLYEDGEFFFIEMNTRVQVEHPVTELITGVDIVQEQLRIASGLPLQYKQEDIQVEGHAFECRINAEDPYSFIPSPGLIESCHLPGGFGIRVDSHIYQGYRIPPYYDSLIGKICVVGKDRDQAMAKMRVALAELAVTGIKTNTPLHRDLFNDPGFQKGGVSIHYLEHWLEERKAKLDK is encoded by the coding sequence ATGCTGAAAAAAGTATTGATCGCCAACCGGGGCGAAATCGCCCTGCGCGTCCTGCGTGCCTGCCGTGAAATGGGCATCGCCACCGTCGCCGTCCATTCCGAAGCCGACAAAGACAGCCTGCACGTCAAACTCGCCGACGAATCCGTGTGCATCGGCCCTGCCGCATCTGCACAAAGCTACCTCAACATTCCCGCCCTCATTGCTGCTGCCGAAGTCACCGAAGCCGACGGCATCCACCCCGGCTACGGCTTCCTCGCCGAAAACGCCAACTTTGCCGAACAAGTCGAACAATCCGGCTTTGTCTTCATCGGCCCGAAAGCCGACACCATCCGTCTGATGGGTGACAAAGTATCCGCCAAACACGCCATGATCGAAGCCGGCGTGCCTTGCGTTCCCGGCTCTGAAGGCGCATTGCCGGACGACGGCGACGAAATCCTCAAAATCGCCGATAAAGTCGGTTATCCCGTCATTATCAAAGCCTCCGGCGGTGGCGGCGGCCGAGGTATGCGCGTCGTCGAGAAAAAAGAAGACCTCCTCCAGTCTGTCGAAATGACCAAAGCCGAAGCAGGCGCGGCATTCGGCAACCCGATGGTTTACATGGAGCGTTACCTGCAGCGTCCGCGCCACGTCGAAATCCAAGTGATTGCCGACGAACACGGCAACGCCATCTACCTCGCCGAGCGCGACTGCTCCATGCAGCGCCGCCACCAAAAAGTTATCGAAGAAGCACCTGCTCCGTTCATCACTGAAGAAGAACGCGCCAAAATCGGCAAAGCCTGTGCCGACGCTTGCAAACGCATCGGCTATCGCGGCGCAGGTACGTTTGAATTCCTGTACGAAGACGGCGAATTCTTCTTTATCGAGATGAATACACGCGTTCAAGTTGAGCATCCGGTTACCGAGCTCATTACCGGCGTGGACATCGTCCAAGAGCAATTACGCATCGCGTCCGGCCTGCCGTTGCAATACAAACAGGAAGACATTCAAGTCGAAGGCCACGCGTTTGAGTGCCGTATCAACGCCGAAGATCCGTACAGCTTCATTCCAAGCCCAGGCTTGATTGAAAGCTGCCACCTACCCGGCGGCTTCGGCATCCGCGTCGACAGCCACATCTACCAAGGCTACCGCATCCCTCCTTACTACGACAGCCTGATCGGCAAAATCTGCGTCGTCGGTAAAGACCGCGACCAAGCCATGGCAAAAATGCGCGTCGCCCTCGCCGAGCTGGCGGTAACCGGCATCAAAACCAATACGCCGCTGCACCGCGACTTGTTCAACGACCCAGGCTTCCAAAAAGGCGGCGTCAGCATCCACTACTTAGAACATTGGTTGGAAGAACGCAAAGCCAAACTGGATAAATAA
- the accB gene encoding acetyl-CoA carboxylase biotin carboxyl carrier protein, with the protein MDLRKLKKLIDLVEESGIAEIEVTEGEEKVRITRTTAAAAPIYAAPAPAAAAPVAAPAAAPAAAAAPAARDLSNAQKSPMVGTFYRAPGPNAAAFVEVGQQVKAGDTLCIIEAMKLMNEIEAEKSGVVKEILVENGTPVEYGEPLFIIE; encoded by the coding sequence ATGGATTTGCGTAAATTAAAAAAACTGATTGATTTGGTCGAAGAATCAGGCATTGCAGAAATTGAAGTTACCGAAGGCGAAGAAAAAGTCCGCATTACGCGCACTACTGCCGCCGCAGCTCCTATTTATGCTGCTCCGGCACCTGCCGCAGCCGCTCCGGTTGCCGCCCCTGCCGCTGCTCCGGCCGCAGCCGCCGCCCCTGCCGCTCGCGATTTGTCCAACGCGCAAAAATCGCCTATGGTCGGCACGTTCTACCGCGCTCCCGGCCCGAACGCCGCTGCTTTCGTCGAAGTCGGTCAGCAAGTAAAAGCCGGCGATACTTTGTGCATCATCGAAGCCATGAAGCTGATGAACGAAATCGAAGCTGAGAAATCCGGTGTCGTTAAAGAAATTCTGGTTGAAAACGGTACTCCGGTCGAATACGGCGAGCCGCTCTTTATCATTGAATAA